The following nucleotide sequence is from Vicingaceae bacterium.
ATTCGGTATCTTCATCTACCACACCATAATTTCCAATATGAGCCACCGACATCACCAAAATTTGGCCAAAGTATGAAGGGTCTGTGAAAATTTCTTGATAACCGGTCATACCCGTATTGAAGCAAATTTCTCCAAATGTGGTTCCAATGGCGCCGGCAGCATAACCATGAAAACATGTACCATCCTCCAATAATAAAATCGCTTTTTGTCTATTGCGTTTAATCATTCTCTATATTTTTTTGTAAAAAAAAAGGATAAAGTTTGAAACTTTATCCTTTTATGATGATTGAAAATCATTGAATTTATTGTTCGTTTTCTTTGTTGTTTTCTTCCGGTTTTTCTTCGTTATTTTCAGTATTATCTTCCTGTTGTTTGGCGGAATTTTCTAATTCTTGAGTTTTGACTGCATCAACGCTTTCTTTCGTTTTTTTGGATTTCCCCCCTCTGCGGGATCTTCTTGTTTTTTTCTCGGGTTTGCCGGCAGTGTACAATTCATTGAAATCGACCAATTCGATCATACACATTTCGGCATTATCCCCTTTTCTAAAACCGGTTTTAATGATTCTGGTATAACCACCGGGTCTTTCGGCAATTTTGGGTGACACAACCCTAAACAATTCGCTAACAGCAACTTTGTCTTGCAAGTAACTGAATACTACACGCCTATTGTGAGTAGTATCATTTTTGGCCTTTGTCAGTAAAGGTTCTACAAACCTGCGCAATGCTTTTGCTTTTGCAACAGTTGTAAAAATTCTTTTATGGCGGATTAATGAAGAAGCCATGTTTGAAAGCATTGCTTTCCGGTGGCTGGCTGTTCTTCCCAAAAGATTAATTTTTTTTGCGTGTCTCATAACTTTATTCCTTATCTAATTTATATTTTGACAAATCCATTCCGTAACGCAATCCTCTTGACTCTAATA
It contains:
- the rplQ gene encoding 50S ribosomal protein L17, producing MRHAKKINLLGRTASHRKAMLSNMASSLIRHKRIFTTVAKAKALRRFVEPLLTKAKNDTTHNRRVVFSYLQDKVAVSELFRVVSPKIAERPGGYTRIIKTGFRKGDNAEMCMIELVDFNELYTAGKPEKKTRRSRRGGKSKKTKESVDAVKTQELENSAKQQEDNTENNEEKPEENNKENEQ